A genomic segment from Ptychodera flava strain L36383 chromosome 8, AS_Pfla_20210202, whole genome shotgun sequence encodes:
- the LOC139139517 gene encoding galanin receptor 2a-like, which translates to MAQNDTFRDVGGKVGGPDNSVFRWLLAGISLGNSFLIVVGNLLVIAAIYRRKHLANSVTNHFIASVSVSDICVGVLFVPIRVLSIFGIDGLSNEFLCDSVMTVSWSSLNSTIFSLLSIAIDRYRAIVTPMKRQISIKQARMMILLTWLASFVYSCNQIATHGVIPKTFEVNGQNVTLLRCDFIESENEVKIVALTDFFLVYFIPLVVISILYAKMINVLYFGNSPNDNSRKRKRRAIKMLIIVVVIFAIGWGPLRVRRILLYYMPDLVPEAQHRIMQMVTVTIALANSWINPFIYAIFGSNFRREFANILSCGRRSDQIKAKNSVKSVQKVVEEKARHSRFEDSSEHVTPVREKDPESYVTHQGESGINTIKAGEEDPGNGFHSDGRKNPA; encoded by the coding sequence ATGGCTCAAAACGACACTTTTCGCGACGTTGGCGGCAAAGTTGGAGGACCGGACAACAGTGTATTTCGTTGGTTACTGGCTGGTATCAGTTTAGGGAACAGTTTCCTAATTGTTGTTGGTAACTTGCTGGTCATCGCCGCCATTTACCGCCGAAAGCATCTGGCCAACTCGGTCACAAACCATTTCATTGCATCGGTGTCCGTCTCAGATATCTGCGTGGGAGTCTTGTTCGTCCCAATCAGGGTCCTCAGCATTTTCGGGATTGACGGACTCAGCAATGAGTTCCTCTGCGACTCTGTGATGACCGTATCATGGTCCAGCCTTAATTCGACTATATTCTCGCTCCTCAGCATCGCCATCGACCGCTACCGTGCCATTGTCACCCCGATGAAGCGGCAGATTTCCATCAAGCAAGCTAGGATGATGATCCTGTTGACTTGGCTCGCCTCTTTCGTCTACTCCTGCAACCAAATAGCGACCCATGGTGTCATCCCGAAGACATTCGAAGTCAATGGACAGAACGTTACTTTGCTGAGGTGTGACTTCATCGAGTCGGAGAACGAAGTGAAAATAGTCGCTCTCACTGACTTTTTTCTCGTGTACTTCATCCCTCTCGTTGTGATATCCATTCTATACGCCAAAATGATTAACGTTCTGTACTTTGGAAACTCTCCAAATGACAATTCTCGAAAGCGAAAAAGAAGAGCGATAAAGATGCTTATCATTGTAGTGGTGATATTCGCAATAGGATGGGGCCCACTTCGAGTAAGGCGCATTCTCTTATATTACATGCCCGACCTGGTGCCCGAGGCTCAACACCGAATCATGCAGATGGTCACAGTCACCATCGCCCTGGCAAACAGCTGGATCAACCCATTCATCTACGCCATCTTTGGCAGCAACTTTCGCCGAGAGTTCGCCAACATCCTCAGCTGCGGACGCCGGAGCGATCAGATCAAAGCCAAGAATTCTGTGAAGAGCGTGCAAAAAGTGGTCGAAGAGAAAGCCCGACACTCTCGGTTTGAAGACAGCAGTGAACACGTTACTCCTGTGAGAGAGAAAGACCCAGAGAGCTATGTTACACATCAGGGTGAGAGTGGCATAAACACAATCAAAGCCGGAGAAGAAGATCCCGGTAATGGTTTCCACTCTGACGGTCGTAAGAACCCTGCTtga